A window of the Chanodichthys erythropterus isolate Z2021 chromosome 21, ASM2448905v1, whole genome shotgun sequence genome harbors these coding sequences:
- the si:ch73-193c12.2 gene encoding uncharacterized protein si:ch73-193c12.2, with protein MGSEEGVFKWTDANTADLIVWRVSNNRLFTGRRNAAIKAFELYVKEKQLEGKVTPAWVRKKWENLKQKYKDLKSLNMAGGDAAIATWKWYAIMDGALSSEIPLNHFIKPDHLTSFAQDAPPIKQRKEEDWLIALREMERRQEERERQAAEREDERDRRAAAREEERDRRAAEREERRERQALEREERREREMFAREERWEKEMLAREERQEREYREREERREREAAAREERLFKLLETFLANK; from the exons atgggCTCGGAAGAAGGagtctttaaat GGACTGATGCCAACACGGCAGATCTGATTGTGTGGAGAGTCAGCAACAACAGACTGTTTACAGGCAGAAGAAATGCAGCTATTAAAGCCTTCGA GCTGTATGTGAAAGAGAAACAGCTGGAAGGGAAAGTGACTCCTGCATGGGTGCGAAAGAAGTGGGAGAATCTCAAACAGAAGTATAAG GACCTCAAAAGCCTCAATATGGCGGGAGGAGACGCAGCAATCGCGACCTGGAAGTGGTACGCCATCATGGATGGCGCGCTGAGCAGCGAGATCCCCCTCAACCATTTCATCAAGCCAGACCACCTGACCTCATTTGCTCAGGACGCTCCTCCCATCAAGCAGAGAAAGGAAGAGGATTGGTTGATAGCGCTGCGGGAGATGGAGAGGCGGCAGGAGGAACGAGAGAGGCAAGCGGCGGAGAGAGAGGACGAGAGAGAcagacgcgctgccgcccgagAAGAAGAGAGAGACCGACGGGCCGCAGAGAGagaagagaggagagagagacaggCGCTGGAGAGGGAGGAGAGGAGGGAACGGGAGATGTTTGCGAGAGAGGAGCGGTGGGAGAAAGAGATGCTGGCTAGAGAAGAACGACAGGAAAGGGAGtacagagaaagagaggagaggagagaaagagaagcTGCTGCCAGAGAAGAAAGACTCTTTAAACTCCTCGAGACATTTCTGGCCAACAAGTGA
- the psmb3 gene encoding proteasome subunit beta type-3, translating into MSIMSYNGGAVMAMRGKDCVAIAADRRFGVQAQLVTTDFQKLFPMGDRLFIGLAGLATDVQTVSQRLKFRLNLYELKEGRQIKPKTFMSMVSNLLYERRFGPYYIEPVIAGLDPKTFEPFICSLDLIGCPMVTEDFVVSGTCSEQMYGMCESLWEPDMKPDDLFETISQAMLNAVDRDAVSGMGVVVHVIEKDKITTRTLKARMD; encoded by the exons ATG TCTATTATGTCATATAATGGAGGTGCCGTCATGGCAATGCGGGGAAAGGACTGTGTGGCGATAGCAGCAGACCGGAGGTTTGGCGTCCAGGCTCAGCTGGTTACCACCGACTTCCAGAAATTATTCCCCATGGGAGATCGACTCTTCATCGGGCTGGCAGGTCTTGCCACAGATGTACAGACAGT ATCTCAAAGGCTGAAGTTCCGCTTGAACTTGTATGAGCTGAAGGAAGGTCGTCAGATCAAGCCGAAGACCTTTATGAGCATGGTGTCCAATCTTCTGTATGAGAGGAG GTTTGGGCCGTACTACATTGAGCCTGTGATTGCTGGTCTGGACCCAAAGACCTTTGAACCCTTCATCTGCTCCCTTGATCTTATTGGATGCCCAATGGTAACAGAAGACTTTGTCGTGAGCGGCACTTGCTCCGAGCAGATGTACGGCATGTGTGAGTCGCTATGGGAACCTGACATG AAACCAGACGATCTGTTCGAGACCATCTCACAGGCCATGCTGAACGCTGTTGACAGAGACGCCGTGTCTGGAATGGGAGTCGTCGTTCATGTCAT TGAGAAGGATAAGATAACCACACGCACCCTGAAGGCCAGGATGGACTAG
- the zbedx gene encoding zinc finger BED domain-containing protein 4 isoform X3: MERSRTAFDHWMHKHHFTFRDTRGRNITVQCNLCLPKINILSTARDSTSNLKKHLERKHSVACRKRIRDAPSSDGPSNYGPSIMENQTEESAEAKEAKSDPTIYYQTQSRLNALVFNFIVEDVQPISILEQPGFKKLIEALSRGKKVMSPNAFVTRLDVAFDRMKGELKAKLDKVQTLCTTADIWSVQDRSYFGMTCHWLEDNLERKSAALACTRIPISYTCETIIAKIQEIHSSYNIESKVQATVTDNCNNFVKAFKEFSSEDDQEVEESHFEDLGSILCDGEMGGDFFLSYFLPPHQRCAAQTLNLIASKDLADAVSNGTAGKLHSSSIAKCAAIWHKTHSSTESAEALESIAKMTITVPCLNKWSSEYYAVNKLMSLTDSQLNELTEALGVTRFTPDETAYLTEYTDVFKPVAFALDLLQGEEKCFLGIVIPTLLTLKRKLEEKAANTHLFSKVIENTVKAIDSRFKQVFDSSDARLATATMPQFRLWWLPEDEREALRAQLITEVVQVDQGTEETETNGGSVHEDDFFSYGPGSSGNKGGKREAAEEVWLYLQGTNKDLKCLNEFPGVKKVFIKFNTTLPSSAPVQHLFSNGANAVTAKGNHLTDEHFERVLLLRYNSKITTALE; encoded by the exons ATGGAGCGGTCTCGCACAGCCTTCGACCACTGGATGCACAAACACCACTTCACATTCAGAGACACGCGCGGCAGAAACATCACCGTGCAGTGCAACCTCTGCCTCCCCAAAATCAACATCCTATCCACCGCCAGGGACTCCACATCCAACCTAAAGAAGCATTTAGAG AGAAAGCATTCTGTGGCGTGTAGGAAGAGAATAAGGGATGCACCAAGCAGTGATGGACCAAGCAATTACGGACCAAGCATTATGGAAAATCAAACGGAAGAATCAGCCGAAGCAAAAGAAGCTAAGTCCGATCCCACCATTTATTATCAAACACAATCCAGGCTAAATGCactggtttttaatttcatcGTGGAGGATGTGCAACCCATTTCAATTCTCGAGCAACCTGGCTTCAAAAAGTTGATTGAAGCATTAAGCAGAGGCAAAAAAGTCATGAGCCCAAATGCTTTCGTCACCAGGCTTGATGTGGCATTTGATAGAATGAAAGGGGAGCTAAAAGCGAAACTCGACAAAGTGCAGACATTGTGTACAACTGCTGATATATGGTCGGTGCAGGACAGAAGTTATTTTGGAATGACGTGCCACTGGCTTGAGGACAATCTCGAAAGGAAGTCTGCTGCTCTTGCCTGCACAAGAATCCCTATCAGCTACACCTGTGAAACCATTATTGCTAAAATTCAAGAAATTCACTCTTCCTATAACATCGAGAGCAAAGTTCAGGCCACCGTCACTGACAACTGTAACAATTTTGTGAAGGCTTTTAAAGAGTTCTCATCTGAGGATGACCAAGAAGTGGAGGAGAGTCACTTTGAGGATTTGGGCAGTATTCTTTGTGACGGAGAAATGGGTGGAGACTTCTTTCTGAGTTATTTCTTACCACCCCATCAAAGGTGTGCAGCTCAAACATTGAACTTGATTGCCTCAAAGGACCTAGCGGATGCTGTCTCAAATGGAACGGCAGGTAAATTGCACAGTAGCTCGATTGCAAAATGTGCCGCGATATGGCACAAGACCCATTCCTCTACGGAATCTGCTGAGGCATTGGAATCCATTGCAAAAATGACAATCACAGTTCCTTGCCTGAATAAGTGGAGCTCGGAATACTATGCCGTTAACAAGCTGATGTCGCTTACTGATTCGCAGCTCAACGAATTGACCGAAGCCTTGGGTGTCACACGTTTTACACCCGATGAAACCGCATATCTCACAGAATATACAGACGTCTTCAAACCAGTGGCGTTTGCGCTTGACCTTCTGCAGGGAGAAGAAAAGTGTTTCCTTGGCATTGTGATACCAACGTTGTTGACCCTTAAAAGGAAGCTGGAGGAGAAGGCGGCAAACACCCACCTGTTCTCGAAGGTCATTGAGAACACCGTTAAAGCAATTGACTCTCGCTTCAAGCAGGTGTTTGACAGTTCTGATGCCAGATTGGCCACAGCCACCATGCCACAGTTTAGATTGTGGTGGTTACCAGAAGATGAGAGGGAAGCTCTTCGAGCACAGTTGATCACTGAGGTTGTACAGGTAGACCAGGGGACTGAGGAAACCGAGACCAATGGAGGCTCTGTTCATGAGGATGATTTCTTCTCATATGGACCTGGAAGTTCTGGCAACAAAGGTGGAAAGAGGGAAGCGGCAGAAGAGGTGTGGCTGTATCTTCAGGGCACAAACAAAGATCTGAAATGCCTAAATGAATTTCCAGGGGTGAAAAAAGTGTTCATCAAGTTCAACACAACTCTGCCCTCAAGTGCCCCTGTGCAACATCTCTTCAGCAACGGGGCCAACGCTGTTACCGCAAAAGGAAATCATCTCACAGATGAACATTTTGAGCGTGTACTCCTTTTACGTTACAACAGCAAAATCACTACTGCGTTGGAGTAA
- the zbedx gene encoding zinc finger BED domain-containing protein 4 isoform X2 has product MRKRQHSEMSEPEPLFLPPKRLKSVVWEYFGYLKDPGGTILVDGYPVCRMCRKKVSARAGNTSNMMHHLRDHHPKEFAKLNRKHSVACRKRIRDAPSSDGPSNYGPSIMENQTEESAEAKEAKSDPTIYYQTQSRLNALVFNFIVEDVQPISILEQPGFKKLIEALSRGKKVMSPNAFVTRLDVAFDRMKGELKAKLDKVQTLCTTADIWSVQDRSYFGMTCHWLEDNLERKSAALACTRIPISYTCETIIAKIQEIHSSYNIESKVQATVTDNCNNFVKAFKEFSSEDDQEVEESHFEDLGSILCDGEMGGDFFLSYFLPPHQRCAAQTLNLIASKDLADAVSNGTAGKLHSSSIAKCAAIWHKTHSSTESAEALESIAKMTITVPCLNKWSSEYYAVNKLMSLTDSQLNELTEALGVTRFTPDETAYLTEYTDVFKPVAFALDLLQGEEKCFLGIVIPTLLTLKRKLEEKAANTHLFSKVIENTVKAIDSRFKQVFDSSDARLATATMPQFRLWWLPEDEREALRAQLITEVVQVDQGTEETETNGGSVHEDDFFSYGPGSSGNKGGKREAAEEVWLYLQGTNKDLKCLNEFPGVKKVFIKFNTTLPSSAPVQHLFSNGANAVTAKGNHLTDEHFERVLLLRYNSKITTALE; this is encoded by the exons ATGCGCAAACGGCAGCACAGCGAAATGTCGGAGCCTGAGCCTCTTTTTCTCCCTCCCAAGCGGCTGAAGTCCGTTGTTTGGGAGTATTTTGGGTATTTAAAAGACCCAGGAGGCACCATCCTTGTTGATGGTTATCCAGTTTGTAGAATGTGTCGGAAAAAAGTGTCGGCTCGGGCGGGCAACACTTCAAACATGATGCACCATCTACGTGACCACCACCCCAAGGAATTTGCAAAGCTGAAT AGAAAGCATTCTGTGGCGTGTAGGAAGAGAATAAGGGATGCACCAAGCAGTGATGGACCAAGCAATTACGGACCAAGCATTATGGAAAATCAAACGGAAGAATCAGCCGAAGCAAAAGAAGCTAAGTCCGATCCCACCATTTATTATCAAACACAATCCAGGCTAAATGCactggtttttaatttcatcGTGGAGGATGTGCAACCCATTTCAATTCTCGAGCAACCTGGCTTCAAAAAGTTGATTGAAGCATTAAGCAGAGGCAAAAAAGTCATGAGCCCAAATGCTTTCGTCACCAGGCTTGATGTGGCATTTGATAGAATGAAAGGGGAGCTAAAAGCGAAACTCGACAAAGTGCAGACATTGTGTACAACTGCTGATATATGGTCGGTGCAGGACAGAAGTTATTTTGGAATGACGTGCCACTGGCTTGAGGACAATCTCGAAAGGAAGTCTGCTGCTCTTGCCTGCACAAGAATCCCTATCAGCTACACCTGTGAAACCATTATTGCTAAAATTCAAGAAATTCACTCTTCCTATAACATCGAGAGCAAAGTTCAGGCCACCGTCACTGACAACTGTAACAATTTTGTGAAGGCTTTTAAAGAGTTCTCATCTGAGGATGACCAAGAAGTGGAGGAGAGTCACTTTGAGGATTTGGGCAGTATTCTTTGTGACGGAGAAATGGGTGGAGACTTCTTTCTGAGTTATTTCTTACCACCCCATCAAAGGTGTGCAGCTCAAACATTGAACTTGATTGCCTCAAAGGACCTAGCGGATGCTGTCTCAAATGGAACGGCAGGTAAATTGCACAGTAGCTCGATTGCAAAATGTGCCGCGATATGGCACAAGACCCATTCCTCTACGGAATCTGCTGAGGCATTGGAATCCATTGCAAAAATGACAATCACAGTTCCTTGCCTGAATAAGTGGAGCTCGGAATACTATGCCGTTAACAAGCTGATGTCGCTTACTGATTCGCAGCTCAACGAATTGACCGAAGCCTTGGGTGTCACACGTTTTACACCCGATGAAACCGCATATCTCACAGAATATACAGACGTCTTCAAACCAGTGGCGTTTGCGCTTGACCTTCTGCAGGGAGAAGAAAAGTGTTTCCTTGGCATTGTGATACCAACGTTGTTGACCCTTAAAAGGAAGCTGGAGGAGAAGGCGGCAAACACCCACCTGTTCTCGAAGGTCATTGAGAACACCGTTAAAGCAATTGACTCTCGCTTCAAGCAGGTGTTTGACAGTTCTGATGCCAGATTGGCCACAGCCACCATGCCACAGTTTAGATTGTGGTGGTTACCAGAAGATGAGAGGGAAGCTCTTCGAGCACAGTTGATCACTGAGGTTGTACAGGTAGACCAGGGGACTGAGGAAACCGAGACCAATGGAGGCTCTGTTCATGAGGATGATTTCTTCTCATATGGACCTGGAAGTTCTGGCAACAAAGGTGGAAAGAGGGAAGCGGCAGAAGAGGTGTGGCTGTATCTTCAGGGCACAAACAAAGATCTGAAATGCCTAAATGAATTTCCAGGGGTGAAAAAAGTGTTCATCAAGTTCAACACAACTCTGCCCTCAAGTGCCCCTGTGCAACATCTCTTCAGCAACGGGGCCAACGCTGTTACCGCAAAAGGAAATCATCTCACAGATGAACATTTTGAGCGTGTACTCCTTTTACGTTACAACAGCAAAATCACTACTGCGTTGGAGTAA
- the zbedx gene encoding E3 SUMO-protein ligase ZBED1 isoform X1, with the protein MERSRTAFDHWMHKHHFTFRDTRGRNITVQCNLCLPKINILSTARDSTSNLKKHLECHSPCQMRKRQHSEMSEPEPLFLPPKRLKSVVWEYFGYLKDPGGTILVDGYPVCRMCRKKVSARAGNTSNMMHHLRDHHPKEFAKLNRKHSVACRKRIRDAPSSDGPSNYGPSIMENQTEESAEAKEAKSDPTIYYQTQSRLNALVFNFIVEDVQPISILEQPGFKKLIEALSRGKKVMSPNAFVTRLDVAFDRMKGELKAKLDKVQTLCTTADIWSVQDRSYFGMTCHWLEDNLERKSAALACTRIPISYTCETIIAKIQEIHSSYNIESKVQATVTDNCNNFVKAFKEFSSEDDQEVEESHFEDLGSILCDGEMGGDFFLSYFLPPHQRCAAQTLNLIASKDLADAVSNGTAGKLHSSSIAKCAAIWHKTHSSTESAEALESIAKMTITVPCLNKWSSEYYAVNKLMSLTDSQLNELTEALGVTRFTPDETAYLTEYTDVFKPVAFALDLLQGEEKCFLGIVIPTLLTLKRKLEEKAANTHLFSKVIENTVKAIDSRFKQVFDSSDARLATATMPQFRLWWLPEDEREALRAQLITEVVQVDQGTEETETNGGSVHEDDFFSYGPGSSGNKGGKREAAEEVWLYLQGTNKDLKCLNEFPGVKKVFIKFNTTLPSSAPVQHLFSNGANAVTAKGNHLTDEHFERVLLLRYNSKITTALE; encoded by the exons ATGGAGCGGTCTCGCACAGCCTTCGACCACTGGATGCACAAACACCACTTCACATTCAGAGACACGCGCGGCAGAAACATCACCGTGCAGTGCAACCTCTGCCTCCCCAAAATCAACATCCTATCCACCGCCAGGGACTCCACATCCAACCTAAAGAAGCATTTAGAG TGTCACTCACCTTGCCAGATGCGCAAACGGCAGCACAGCGAAATGTCGGAGCCTGAGCCTCTTTTTCTCCCTCCCAAGCGGCTGAAGTCCGTTGTTTGGGAGTATTTTGGGTATTTAAAAGACCCAGGAGGCACCATCCTTGTTGATGGTTATCCAGTTTGTAGAATGTGTCGGAAAAAAGTGTCGGCTCGGGCGGGCAACACTTCAAACATGATGCACCATCTACGTGACCACCACCCCAAGGAATTTGCAAAGCTGAAT AGAAAGCATTCTGTGGCGTGTAGGAAGAGAATAAGGGATGCACCAAGCAGTGATGGACCAAGCAATTACGGACCAAGCATTATGGAAAATCAAACGGAAGAATCAGCCGAAGCAAAAGAAGCTAAGTCCGATCCCACCATTTATTATCAAACACAATCCAGGCTAAATGCactggtttttaatttcatcGTGGAGGATGTGCAACCCATTTCAATTCTCGAGCAACCTGGCTTCAAAAAGTTGATTGAAGCATTAAGCAGAGGCAAAAAAGTCATGAGCCCAAATGCTTTCGTCACCAGGCTTGATGTGGCATTTGATAGAATGAAAGGGGAGCTAAAAGCGAAACTCGACAAAGTGCAGACATTGTGTACAACTGCTGATATATGGTCGGTGCAGGACAGAAGTTATTTTGGAATGACGTGCCACTGGCTTGAGGACAATCTCGAAAGGAAGTCTGCTGCTCTTGCCTGCACAAGAATCCCTATCAGCTACACCTGTGAAACCATTATTGCTAAAATTCAAGAAATTCACTCTTCCTATAACATCGAGAGCAAAGTTCAGGCCACCGTCACTGACAACTGTAACAATTTTGTGAAGGCTTTTAAAGAGTTCTCATCTGAGGATGACCAAGAAGTGGAGGAGAGTCACTTTGAGGATTTGGGCAGTATTCTTTGTGACGGAGAAATGGGTGGAGACTTCTTTCTGAGTTATTTCTTACCACCCCATCAAAGGTGTGCAGCTCAAACATTGAACTTGATTGCCTCAAAGGACCTAGCGGATGCTGTCTCAAATGGAACGGCAGGTAAATTGCACAGTAGCTCGATTGCAAAATGTGCCGCGATATGGCACAAGACCCATTCCTCTACGGAATCTGCTGAGGCATTGGAATCCATTGCAAAAATGACAATCACAGTTCCTTGCCTGAATAAGTGGAGCTCGGAATACTATGCCGTTAACAAGCTGATGTCGCTTACTGATTCGCAGCTCAACGAATTGACCGAAGCCTTGGGTGTCACACGTTTTACACCCGATGAAACCGCATATCTCACAGAATATACAGACGTCTTCAAACCAGTGGCGTTTGCGCTTGACCTTCTGCAGGGAGAAGAAAAGTGTTTCCTTGGCATTGTGATACCAACGTTGTTGACCCTTAAAAGGAAGCTGGAGGAGAAGGCGGCAAACACCCACCTGTTCTCGAAGGTCATTGAGAACACCGTTAAAGCAATTGACTCTCGCTTCAAGCAGGTGTTTGACAGTTCTGATGCCAGATTGGCCACAGCCACCATGCCACAGTTTAGATTGTGGTGGTTACCAGAAGATGAGAGGGAAGCTCTTCGAGCACAGTTGATCACTGAGGTTGTACAGGTAGACCAGGGGACTGAGGAAACCGAGACCAATGGAGGCTCTGTTCATGAGGATGATTTCTTCTCATATGGACCTGGAAGTTCTGGCAACAAAGGTGGAAAGAGGGAAGCGGCAGAAGAGGTGTGGCTGTATCTTCAGGGCACAAACAAAGATCTGAAATGCCTAAATGAATTTCCAGGGGTGAAAAAAGTGTTCATCAAGTTCAACACAACTCTGCCCTCAAGTGCCCCTGTGCAACATCTCTTCAGCAACGGGGCCAACGCTGTTACCGCAAAAGGAAATCATCTCACAGATGAACATTTTGAGCGTGTACTCCTTTTACGTTACAACAGCAAAATCACTACTGCGTTGGAGTAA